The following are encoded together in the Adhaeribacter arboris genome:
- the thiL gene encoding thiamine-phosphate kinase, producing the protein MSEYTSLNDLGEFGLIDVIQQSVKLQNTSTKTGIGDDAAVIEPGQKQIVVSTDMLVEGIHFDLTFCPLKHLGYKAVAVNISDIAAMNAIPTQITVSLAIGARYTLEAIQELYAGIRAACASYKVDLVGGDTTSSNAGLIISITAIGEVAAGEAVLRSTAKVNDLVCVTGDLGAAYLGLQVLNREKQAFMANPDMQPELEKKEYLVERQLKPEARMDVIYELKELGVKPTAMIDISDGLASELMHICTQSGVGATIFQDKLPADEQVLDTAEEFKIDPVTCILNGGEDYELLFTVPLSDYDKIRNHPDITIIGKMVDKQEGVRIVMPSGNAYPLQAQGWRHF; encoded by the coding sequence ATGAGCGAATATACTTCATTAAACGATCTTGGGGAGTTCGGCCTGATCGATGTGATCCAGCAATCCGTTAAGCTGCAGAATACCTCAACAAAGACAGGTATCGGCGACGATGCAGCCGTAATTGAACCAGGTCAGAAGCAAATTGTAGTATCAACGGATATGCTGGTGGAAGGCATTCACTTCGATTTAACTTTTTGCCCCTTAAAGCATTTGGGCTATAAAGCGGTAGCCGTGAATATATCGGACATAGCTGCCATGAATGCTATACCCACGCAAATTACCGTAAGTTTAGCGATTGGGGCTCGTTATACGCTGGAAGCTATTCAGGAATTATACGCCGGAATTCGGGCGGCTTGCGCCAGTTATAAAGTAGATTTAGTCGGAGGCGATACTACTTCTTCTAATGCGGGTTTAATCATCAGTATTACGGCTATTGGCGAAGTAGCCGCCGGTGAAGCGGTTTTACGCAGTACCGCCAAGGTAAATGATTTGGTATGTGTAACCGGTGATTTAGGAGCGGCATATTTAGGTTTGCAAGTTTTAAACCGGGAAAAACAGGCTTTTATGGCCAACCCCGACATGCAGCCTGAATTGGAAAAGAAAGAATATTTAGTGGAGCGCCAATTAAAGCCCGAAGCCCGCATGGATGTCATTTACGAATTAAAAGAACTGGGGGTAAAACCTACCGCTATGATTGATATCTCGGATGGGTTGGCTTCGGAACTAATGCATATTTGTACTCAGTCCGGGGTAGGGGCCACTATTTTCCAGGATAAACTTCCCGCCGACGAGCAAGTATTAGATACCGCCGAAGAATTTAAAATTGATCCGGTTACCTGCATATTAAACGGCGGCGAAGATTACGAACTACTATTTACCGTTCCTCTATCGGATTACGATAAAATCAGAAATCATCCGGATATTACCATAATTGGTAAAATGGTAGATAAGCAGGAGGGTGTCCGGATAG
- a CDS encoding TetR/AcrR family transcriptional regulator — translation MINRKEQIEQTAISLFRTQGFAATSMRTLAQSLGMEAASIYAHIRSKEEILQKVCFRLADDFFTGFKNAVNKPGTVTEKLQAAIAEHVQVITENLAAATVFQTEWRHLSDPYLGQMIQLQAQYEAGFRELLITGQTNGEFELTDAHLTARALLASLNGIARWYNPEGKLTPTEIAANFSQLFLRGLIKDQISNS, via the coding sequence TTGATAAACCGGAAAGAACAAATTGAACAAACGGCCATTAGCTTATTTAGAACACAGGGTTTTGCGGCTACTTCCATGCGGACGTTAGCACAATCACTGGGAATGGAAGCAGCCAGTATTTACGCGCATATTCGGTCTAAAGAAGAAATTCTGCAGAAAGTATGCTTCCGTTTAGCCGATGATTTTTTTACCGGCTTTAAAAATGCCGTAAATAAACCTGGTACCGTAACCGAAAAATTACAGGCGGCAATCGCGGAACACGTGCAAGTAATTACCGAAAATCTAGCAGCAGCCACCGTTTTTCAGACGGAATGGCGGCATTTAAGCGACCCTTATTTAGGACAAATGATACAGTTACAGGCACAATACGAAGCAGGATTCAGAGAACTATTAATAACTGGACAAACCAATGGTGAGTTTGAATTAACTGATGCACACCTTACCGCCCGGGCTTTGTTGGCTAGTTTAAACGGAATTGCCCGATGGTACAACCCAGAAGGTAAATTAACCCCAACGGAAATAGCCGCAAATTTTAGTCAGTTATTTTTGCGCGGGCTTATAAAAGATCAAATTTCTAATTCCTAA
- the paaA gene encoding 1,2-phenylacetyl-CoA epoxidase subunit PaaA → MYGGGSIFEVKPDETILNEDPVKLAEFEARIARGEKVEPMDWMPALYRKQVIRMMEQHAHSEIIGALPEGAWITRAPGFKRKMAQLAKVQDEVGHAQLLYSAAETLGKTREEMMNDLLSGKSKYSNVFNYPTPTWADSTIISWLIDAGAIVNQLANAKGSYGPYCRALERICVEESFHLKYGHDAVVHLATGTPKQRLMIQEALNRWWQPIMMFFGPPDKLSIHTETLMKWKVKMATNDECRQQFLDMYVPKVWELGLTLPDPKLHKNEAGTWEYTEPDWEEFKQVINGNGPCNAERLAVRRTAEEKGAWVRKALLRPEARYVKPLA, encoded by the coding sequence ATGTACGGTGGAGGAAGCATTTTCGAGGTAAAACCAGACGAAACCATCCTGAACGAGGATCCGGTAAAATTAGCCGAATTTGAAGCGCGAATTGCACGCGGTGAGAAAGTTGAACCCATGGACTGGATGCCGGCTCTTTACCGCAAACAAGTAATCCGGATGATGGAACAGCACGCCCATTCCGAAATTATCGGGGCCTTACCCGAAGGCGCCTGGATTACGCGGGCACCCGGTTTTAAACGCAAGATGGCGCAATTAGCCAAAGTGCAGGACGAAGTGGGCCACGCGCAATTATTATACAGTGCGGCCGAAACCTTAGGTAAAACCCGGGAAGAAATGATGAATGATCTGCTTTCAGGGAAATCAAAATATTCCAACGTATTTAATTATCCTACGCCTACCTGGGCCGACTCAACGATTATTTCGTGGCTGATTGATGCCGGCGCTATTGTGAACCAATTAGCTAATGCTAAAGGCAGCTACGGTCCGTATTGCCGGGCGCTAGAACGGATTTGCGTGGAAGAATCTTTCCATTTAAAATACGGGCACGATGCGGTGGTACACCTGGCAACCGGTACGCCCAAACAACGCCTAATGATTCAGGAAGCTTTAAATCGTTGGTGGCAGCCCATCATGATGTTTTTTGGTCCGCCCGATAAATTATCCATCCATACCGAAACTTTGATGAAGTGGAAAGTAAAAATGGCCACCAACGACGAATGCCGCCAGCAGTTTTTGGATATGTACGTACCTAAAGTTTGGGAATTAGGCTTGACCTTACCCGATCCGAAATTACACAAAAACGAAGCGGGCACCTGGGAATACACTGAACCGGATTGGGAAGAATTTAAACAAGTAATAAACGGTAATGGACCTTGTAACGCCGAACGTCTAGCTGTGCGAAGAACCGCCGAAGAAAAAGGTGCCTGGGTGAGAAAAGCCTTGCTCCGCCCGGAAGCTCGTTATGTAAAACCTTTGGCCTGA
- a CDS encoding phenylacetic acid degradation b has protein sequence MKLASCDPRVNRLPIPEEPAEEIKKPLDQFETYEVFQQKKPNTPYGYVGPVHAPNLEMAFVFAKEHYSRRATCKGLWLAPTSAIHVSFFTDDNQSVYDVLRPTTAEDNKQQLEAYEIFHLKKRGKAHAHVGTVQAYSPETAQQAAKENFAQEPCVNIWVVRTADLYRTDPADEEIWLNTPEKKYREAAAYKVMEKINQFKQLHSSHR, from the coding sequence ATGAAGCTTGCCTCTTGCGATCCTCGGGTTAACCGTTTACCTATTCCGGAAGAACCAGCGGAAGAAATTAAAAAGCCATTGGATCAGTTCGAGACGTACGAGGTTTTCCAACAAAAAAAGCCAAATACGCCGTATGGATATGTAGGTCCGGTTCATGCACCTAACCTGGAAATGGCTTTTGTATTTGCAAAAGAGCATTACAGCCGCCGGGCTACGTGTAAAGGTCTTTGGTTAGCTCCTACTTCCGCCATTCATGTTAGTTTTTTTACCGACGATAATCAATCGGTTTATGATGTGTTACGCCCTACAACCGCAGAAGACAATAAGCAGCAATTAGAAGCTTACGAAATATTTCACCTGAAAAAACGCGGCAAAGCCCATGCTCACGTCGGCACGGTACAAGCTTATTCGCCGGAAACGGCTCAACAAGCAGCAAAGGAAAATTTTGCGCAGGAACCGTGCGTGAACATTTGGGTAGTTCGCACCGCAGACTTATACCGCACCGACCCCGCCGACGAAGAAATTTGGTTAAATACTCCCGAAAAAAAATATCGGGAAGCGGCGGCTTATAAAGTAATGGAAAAAATCAACCAGTTTAAACAGTTACACTCTTCCCATAGATAA
- the paaC gene encoding 1,2-phenylacetyl-CoA epoxidase subunit PaaC, with protein sequence MDYQPALLDLLYKMADDQFILGHRNSEWTGIGPILEEDIAFSSMAQDKLGHSLALYQLLHELGEAEPDTLAFMRNASQFHCCHLVELPIGEYEFSLIRHFLFDHAELLRFEALSQSTYEPLAKVAVKLKSELKYHVLHANTMIRQLGTATPESIERLQNALMNAWPYALGIFEESKWEEKLIAAHLFTGEIKLKQEWLDKIKTILAQTNLKLPDAATVNPALGGRVGKHTSFLQPLLDEMTEVYKIDPSAEW encoded by the coding sequence ATGGATTATCAACCTGCTTTACTGGATTTACTGTACAAAATGGCGGATGACCAATTTATCTTAGGTCATCGCAATTCTGAATGGACAGGCATTGGCCCGATACTGGAAGAAGATATTGCTTTTTCGTCGATGGCGCAGGATAAACTGGGTCATAGCCTGGCTTTGTACCAACTACTCCACGAACTAGGCGAAGCAGAGCCGGACACATTAGCTTTTATGCGAAATGCAAGCCAATTCCATTGTTGTCATTTGGTAGAACTACCCATTGGCGAATATGAATTTAGCTTAATCCGCCATTTTTTGTTCGATCACGCGGAATTGTTGCGGTTTGAAGCCTTGAGCCAATCAACCTATGAGCCCTTGGCCAAAGTGGCCGTTAAACTAAAAAGTGAATTAAAATACCACGTACTGCATGCCAATACCATGATTAGGCAATTAGGCACCGCCACCCCGGAAAGCATTGAACGCCTACAAAATGCTTTGATGAATGCTTGGCCGTATGCCTTGGGCATTTTTGAAGAAAGTAAATGGGAAGAAAAACTTATTGCCGCCCACTTATTTACTGGCGAAATAAAACTCAAACAAGAATGGCTAGATAAAATTAAAACTATACTGGCCCAGACAAATTTAAAATTACCTGATGCGGCCACCGTTAACCCGGCTTTAGGTGGCCGAGTGGGTAAGCACACTTCTTTTCTACAACCATTACTCGACGAAATGACGGAAGTTTACAAGATTGACCCAAGTGCGGAATGGTAA
- the paaD gene encoding 1,2-phenylacetyl-CoA epoxidase subunit PaaD, whose protein sequence is MWTSEQIWTWLEEVKDPEIPVLSLVDLGVITQVKINEKGKVNIVLTPTFAGCPAMAYMKKAVEESLQEHGISDFKVTLSFDQPWNSNRISEKGKKALQQFGLAPPPSYDRILDLEILEQAICPHCQSTNTTLRTPFGPTLCRSMHFCHNCHQSFEQFKPV, encoded by the coding sequence ATGTGGACTTCTGAACAAATATGGACTTGGTTAGAGGAGGTGAAAGATCCGGAAATTCCGGTATTATCGCTGGTTGATCTTGGAGTGATAACCCAGGTAAAGATTAATGAGAAAGGGAAAGTAAATATTGTTCTTACTCCTACTTTTGCCGGTTGCCCCGCCATGGCCTACATGAAAAAAGCCGTAGAAGAAAGCTTACAAGAACACGGTATTTCTGATTTTAAGGTAACCTTGAGTTTTGACCAGCCCTGGAACTCCAACAGAATTTCGGAAAAAGGAAAAAAGGCGTTGCAGCAATTCGGCCTGGCTCCCCCTCCCTCTTATGATCGCATTTTGGATTTAGAAATTTTAGAACAAGCTATTTGCCCTCATTGCCAAAGTACCAACACCACTTTACGAACGCCTTTTGGCCCTACCCTTTGCCGATCCATGCATTTCTGCCACAATTGCCACCAATCATTCGAGCAGTTTAAACCAGTTTAG
- a CDS encoding M3 family oligoendopeptidase: protein MNETIPTLQIPKRPPRFFIPEQFELKEWATLEPYLQELQNRPIHSAAELEKWMLDRSELESIFGEEMGWRYIRMTIDTQDEAATEAFQFFVTEIEPKVAPYDHALNQKLLQSPYLKELDQEKYRIYLRSVQRQLEIFREESIPLKTEITTKQQQYAAITGTMTVTLDGQEMTLQRAADRLKSLDQNVRRETYLAIQDRRLQDKDQLDNLFTELTQLRHQVALNAGFANFRDYMFAALGRFDYTPQDCFSFHAAIREYVVPLNDELDKQRKEALQLEVLKPWDLDVDESGKPPLEPFKTGEELLAKTIQCFYALDPFLGDCLVTMQRMGHLDLESRKGKAPGGYNYPLEEIGVPFIFMNATSSLRDVVTLLHEGGHAVHSFLTRTLPLNAFKQTPSEVAELASMAMELISMDHWDLFFPDADELRRAKKMHLESVLETFPWVATIDKFQHWVYENPQHTLDERQAKWVEIFDDFNQHEVNWEGLEHIKPYIWQKQLHLYEVPFYYIEYAMAQLGAIAVWKNFKEDPKAALQGYKNALALGYTASIGEVYAAANIKFDFSEAYIKSLTDFVRQEMAKL from the coding sequence ATGAATGAGACGATACCAACCCTCCAAATACCAAAGCGACCACCGCGCTTTTTTATCCCCGAACAATTTGAGCTGAAAGAATGGGCAACCTTAGAGCCTTACCTGCAGGAATTACAAAATAGGCCCATCCATTCAGCGGCTGAATTAGAAAAATGGATGCTGGACCGGAGCGAACTGGAAAGTATTTTCGGGGAAGAAATGGGTTGGCGTTATATCCGGATGACCATTGATACCCAGGACGAAGCAGCCACCGAAGCTTTCCAATTCTTTGTTACGGAAATTGAACCGAAAGTAGCCCCTTACGACCACGCCCTCAATCAGAAGTTACTACAATCGCCTTACCTGAAAGAATTAGATCAGGAAAAGTACCGCATTTATTTACGTTCGGTGCAGCGGCAACTGGAAATTTTCCGGGAAGAAAGCATTCCGCTTAAAACCGAAATAACTACCAAACAGCAACAATACGCGGCCATTACCGGCACCATGACCGTTACCTTAGACGGCCAGGAAATGACGTTGCAGCGCGCAGCCGACCGTTTGAAAAGTTTAGACCAAAATGTTCGGCGGGAAACCTACCTAGCTATTCAGGACCGACGGTTGCAAGACAAAGATCAGCTGGATAATTTATTTACCGAACTGACTCAATTACGGCATCAGGTAGCTTTAAACGCCGGTTTTGCGAATTTTCGCGATTATATGTTTGCGGCTTTAGGCCGGTTCGACTATACCCCTCAGGATTGCTTTAGTTTTCACGCGGCCATCCGGGAATACGTAGTACCCTTAAACGATGAATTAGACAAACAGCGGAAAGAAGCCTTGCAACTTGAGGTATTGAAGCCCTGGGATTTAGACGTAGATGAGTCGGGCAAACCGCCTTTAGAACCCTTTAAAACCGGGGAGGAGTTGCTAGCCAAAACCATTCAATGCTTTTACGCTTTAGATCCCTTTCTGGGTGATTGCCTGGTAACCATGCAGCGGATGGGCCACTTGGATTTAGAATCCCGGAAAGGCAAAGCACCGGGAGGCTACAATTATCCTCTGGAAGAAATTGGCGTGCCTTTTATCTTTATGAATGCTACTTCGTCGCTGCGGGATGTGGTGACCTTACTGCATGAAGGAGGCCACGCGGTGCATTCGTTTTTAACGCGTACTTTGCCTTTAAACGCGTTTAAACAAACTCCCTCCGAAGTAGCGGAACTGGCTTCTATGGCGATGGAATTGATTTCGATGGATCATTGGGATTTGTTCTTCCCGGATGCCGATGAATTACGCCGGGCCAAGAAAATGCACCTGGAAAGTGTACTCGAAACCTTTCCGTGGGTAGCTACCATTGATAAGTTTCAGCATTGGGTTTACGAAAATCCGCAGCACACCTTAGACGAACGCCAAGCCAAATGGGTAGAAATATTCGATGATTTTAATCAGCACGAAGTAAACTGGGAAGGATTAGAACATATAAAACCTTACATCTGGCAAAAGCAACTACACCTTTACGAAGTGCCTTTTTACTACATCGAATATGCCATGGCGCAGTTGGGAGCCATTGCCGTCTGGAAAAACTTTAAGGAAGATCCGAAAGCCGCCTTGCAAGGCTACAAAAATGCCTTGGCTTTAGGCTATACTGCTTCGATTGGCGAAGTGTACGCCGCCGCTAACATTAAATTTGATTTTTCGGAAGCCTACATTAAAAGCCTGACCGATTTTGTCCGGCAGGAAATGGCGAAGCTTTAG
- a CDS encoding ferredoxin--NADP reductase, whose product MSQPNLFLKVVAITPETSDAITIHLEHPDKINIPYLAGQFLTLMVPINGKKERRAYSLCSFPGEQPRLSVTVKRVMGGLLSNYLLNQLKVGDTLEVLAPMGNFNFVPDSTSNRTMVLIGAGSGITPLMSIAKSVLQGETASQVMLIYGNRNESSVIFKEQLKVLEQEYPDRFRVTHIYSQPAETPTKSSGSLFSKLFGKSKETTEISPEEILPRYTGRLNRAMLIKILEELQVMYLTNTHYYLCGPDGLMEEAKAALQILHVPASQIFKESFVSTGHNAADAGAGIALEGAESNEIQDQKVTILYEGSEYVLEVPKSETILEAALNQDIDLPFSCQAGLCTACRGKCLSGKVHLDEREGLSDAEMAEGYVLTCVGHPLTNNVVIEIG is encoded by the coding sequence ATGAGTCAACCTAACCTCTTTTTGAAGGTGGTGGCTATTACCCCGGAAACGTCGGATGCCATTACCATTCATTTAGAACATCCCGATAAAATTAATATTCCCTACCTGGCAGGTCAATTTTTAACTTTGATGGTTCCCATTAACGGCAAAAAAGAAAGGCGGGCGTATTCGTTATGCAGTTTTCCGGGGGAGCAACCGCGCCTTTCGGTTACGGTAAAACGTGTAATGGGCGGCCTACTCTCCAATTACTTGCTAAACCAACTGAAAGTAGGCGATACCCTGGAGGTGCTGGCCCCCATGGGTAATTTTAACTTTGTTCCGGATTCTACCTCAAATCGTACCATGGTGCTAATTGGGGCCGGCAGCGGCATCACTCCCCTGATGTCCATTGCTAAATCGGTTTTACAAGGTGAAACGGCTAGCCAAGTAATGCTTATTTATGGCAATCGAAACGAAAGTTCCGTCATATTTAAAGAACAATTGAAAGTTCTGGAACAAGAATATCCCGATCGTTTTCGGGTTACCCATATTTACAGCCAACCAGCCGAAACCCCAACCAAATCCTCTGGTTCGTTATTCAGCAAATTATTTGGCAAAAGCAAAGAAACCACAGAGATTTCGCCGGAGGAAATTTTACCTCGTTACACCGGGCGCTTGAACCGGGCTATGCTGATCAAAATTTTAGAAGAACTTCAGGTAATGTATCTTACCAATACGCACTATTATTTATGCGGCCCCGATGGATTAATGGAAGAAGCGAAAGCGGCCTTGCAGATTCTGCACGTGCCAGCCAGCCAGATTTTTAAAGAAAGCTTTGTGAGTACGGGTCATAACGCTGCGGATGCCGGAGCTGGAATTGCCTTAGAAGGAGCGGAATCGAATGAAATTCAGGACCAAAAAGTAACTATTTTATACGAAGGCAGTGAATATGTATTAGAGGTGCCTAAGAGCGAAACTATTTTAGAAGCCGCGCTTAACCAGGATATTGATTTGCCTTTTTCCTGCCAGGCGGGTTTATGTACGGCCTGTCGGGGTAAATGCCTTTCGGGTAAGGTACACTTAGATGAACGCGAAGGTTTGTCGGATGCCGAAATGGCCGAAGGCTACGTTTTAACTTGCGTGGGCCACCCGCTTACTAATAATGTTGTTATTGAAATTGGCTGA
- a CDS encoding peptidoglycan DD-metalloendopeptidase family protein, which translates to MSVALSALLSKNQNFFGPVLPFNLNGPEVCRLDLTAQNSILIHQNLKNTKQFASLINQLLEKQGATIGVGGYLENRIIYRRSALFSDNQLNRSIHLGVDIWAPAGTPIFAPLPGVVHSFADNAHFGDYGPTIILQHSLQDCTFYTLYGHLSRYSLTDLQVSQLINKGQEFTTIGPYPENGDWPPHLHFQLITDMQGLAGDFPGVCRLEEKAAYSQICLDPNLILQSRYLAAF; encoded by the coding sequence ATGTCGGTTGCTTTATCTGCCTTATTAAGTAAAAATCAAAATTTCTTTGGCCCAGTTCTGCCTTTCAATTTAAATGGTCCGGAAGTATGCCGTTTAGATTTAACAGCCCAAAATTCCATATTAATCCATCAAAATTTAAAAAATACCAAGCAATTTGCATCTTTGATAAACCAACTACTGGAAAAACAAGGAGCTACTATAGGAGTGGGTGGCTACCTGGAAAATCGGATTATTTACCGCCGAAGCGCTTTATTTTCGGATAATCAACTAAATCGGAGTATTCATTTGGGGGTAGATATTTGGGCACCGGCCGGAACGCCAATTTTTGCACCCTTGCCCGGAGTAGTTCATTCGTTTGCGGATAATGCGCATTTCGGCGATTATGGCCCCACCATTATTTTGCAGCACTCCCTCCAAGACTGTACTTTTTACACGCTTTACGGCCATTTAAGTCGCTATTCCTTAACCGACTTACAGGTTAGTCAGCTGATAAATAAAGGTCAGGAATTTACTACCATTGGCCCTTATCCCGAGAACGGAGATTGGCCGCCACACCTTCATTTTCAGTTAATAACGGATATGCAGGGCTTAGCCGGAGATTTCCCGGGGGTTTGCCGCTTAGAAGAAAAAGCAGCTTATTCTCAAATTTGCCTGGATCCTAATCTTATTTTGCAGAGCCGTTATTTAGCAGCTTTTTAA
- a CDS encoding mechanosensitive ion channel family protein, with translation MNGLFDFAKYRETLTTFFITYGARFLVATLLLFIGLWVITRLVRFLDREMITHHVDPSLRPFLRNVLNVSLKILLLIAVIGQLGMEMTSIFAVLGSAGLAIGLALQGSLANFAGGVLILALKPFRVGDYIEAQGVSGNVNLINILNTVIKTSDNKTIYIPNGPLASSTIVNYDVETNRRADVRILVHYGNDITLAKELITQIITHDSRILPQPAPQVVTENTDLGVNIFTRVWAERGNVGGITNDLHDWIRAAFEKNGITIAYREPVVNSR, from the coding sequence ATGAATGGTCTGTTCGATTTTGCCAAATACCGCGAAACTTTAACTACTTTTTTTATTACCTACGGCGCTCGCTTTTTAGTAGCCACCTTGCTATTATTTATTGGCTTGTGGGTAATAACCCGGCTGGTTAGGTTCCTCGACCGCGAAATGATAACGCATCACGTAGATCCCTCGTTGCGGCCTTTTTTACGGAATGTGTTAAATGTGTCCTTAAAAATATTGCTGCTCATTGCCGTTATTGGTCAGTTAGGGATGGAAATGACGTCCATTTTCGCGGTGTTAGGTTCGGCAGGTCTGGCAATTGGGTTGGCTTTGCAGGGGAGTTTGGCAAATTTTGCGGGTGGCGTTTTAATTTTGGCTCTTAAACCTTTCCGGGTGGGCGACTACATCGAAGCGCAGGGAGTAAGCGGTAATGTAAACCTGATTAACATTCTAAATACGGTTATAAAAACCTCCGACAACAAAACTATTTATATCCCGAACGGACCTTTAGCTTCGAGCACCATTGTAAATTATGACGTGGAAACCAATCGCCGGGCCGACGTTCGGATTTTGGTACATTACGGCAACGACATAACATTGGCAAAAGAATTAATTACCCAAATTATTACGCACGATTCCCGGATTTTACCCCAACCTGCCCCACAAGTGGTTACCGAAAATACCGATTTAGGCGTAAATATTTTTACTCGGGTTTGGGCCGAACGCGGAAATGTCGGGGGCATAACCAATGATTTGCACGACTGGATTCGGGCTGCTTTCGAGAAGAACGGAATTACAATTGCTTACCGGGAGCCAGTTGTTAATAGTCGATAG
- a CDS encoding ABC transporter permease produces MNISKYISRKIGETGGDSFTSSVTKIAIISIAVGLAIMIVSFSILQGFRNEIQRKIFSFGAHLQISKYDTNNSFEGKPISTSAVVKNLKGIPEIQHYQPYAFKTAIIKTDEEVYGVVLKGVDKSYDFKPMQQNLVAGKIIAFSDTAVSNDIMISSQVANKLRIKLGDKVSFFFIQNPPRARRFTVTGIFKTGLEEFDQVYVLADMQHIRDLNKWSDTVVTGYEIMLKDFNKIDTVASTVFNHMNYDLQLEKVTDQYAQLFDWMKLLNQNVIIFLILIIFVATFNMVSSVFIMILERTNMIGLLKALGATDPQIRQVFFFKGLQLTLKGLIYGNLIGLGFCAFQYFTKIIPLDPENYYMDTVPIAWNPIIVIILNVITLLLTMLAIMIPTFMIAKIKPVAAIKFD; encoded by the coding sequence GTGAACATTTCCAAATATATATCCCGCAAGATAGGGGAGACTGGTGGCGATTCTTTTACCTCTTCGGTTACCAAAATAGCCATTATTAGCATAGCGGTTGGTTTGGCCATCATGATAGTTTCCTTCTCTATTCTGCAAGGTTTCCGGAATGAAATTCAACGTAAGATATTTTCTTTCGGGGCTCACCTGCAAATTAGTAAGTACGATACCAATAATTCTTTCGAAGGCAAACCGATCAGTACCAGTGCGGTAGTAAAAAATTTAAAAGGAATTCCGGAAATTCAGCATTATCAGCCGTACGCCTTTAAAACGGCCATTATTAAAACCGACGAAGAAGTTTACGGTGTGGTATTAAAAGGAGTAGATAAAAGCTATGACTTTAAACCCATGCAGCAAAACCTGGTAGCGGGTAAAATTATTGCGTTTTCCGATACGGCGGTTTCTAACGATATCATGATCAGCAGCCAGGTCGCCAATAAACTACGTATTAAATTAGGCGATAAGGTTAGTTTCTTTTTTATTCAGAATCCACCCCGGGCGCGGCGGTTTACCGTAACCGGTATTTTTAAAACCGGTTTAGAAGAATTTGATCAGGTTTACGTTTTAGCCGACATGCAGCATATCCGGGATTTAAATAAATGGAGCGATACCGTGGTTACCGGCTACGAAATTATGCTGAAAGATTTTAATAAAATTGATACCGTGGCTTCTACGGTTTTTAACCACATGAACTATGATTTACAACTCGAAAAAGTTACCGACCAGTACGCGCAACTTTTCGATTGGATGAAGCTCCTGAATCAAAACGTGATTATTTTTCTTATCCTGATTATTTTTGTGGCGACCTTTAACATGGTTTCTTCGGTATTTATCATGATTCTGGAACGGACCAACATGATTGGCTTACTCAAAGCCTTAGGAGCCACCGATCCGCAAATCAGGCAGGTTTTCTTCTTTAAAGGTTTGCAATTAACCTTAAAAGGACTGATTTACGGCAACTTAATTGGCTTGGGCTTTTGTGCTTTTCAATATTTTACTAAAATTATTCCCCTCGATCCGGAAAACTATTACATGGATACGGTACCCATTGCCTGGAACCCCATTATAGTTATTATTTTAAATGTAATTACCCTTCTCCTCACGATGTTAGCGATCATGATTCCAACTTTTATGATTGCTAAAATAAAACCAGTAGCCGCTATTAAATTTGATTAG